Part of the Methanococcus voltae genome is shown below.
CAAACACCACAAATAAACTTAGTAAGGTAATTAGTAAAATTTTACCGTATTTCAAACTAATCCCTCTCGTAAATGCTTTTTAAGCTTTTTTTATGTAAATTTTAATAATAATTTTTTAAATTAATAGATGATTCTACCAATTTAGTTATAATAATTACTATTGAGGTATTTATATATGTATTTAACGATTTTGTAAGTTAATAATTTAATAATTTAATAATTAATTTGATAGAATACAATATTACGTAATTACCCATAAAAAGAATGAATTATATAAATTGAATATATTGATATAACATAATTTGGGTGGATAGATGGTTAATAATATCGTAAAAATTATTGCAAAGCACTATATTCAAAAAGAAAATTTGAATGCTTATATCGATGCTTGTATGGTTGCAAAGCAAAAAGCCAAAAAAGGCGACGGTTATATTGATGTAAGTTATTATCAAGACATTATTGACGACAGAATAATAGTAATGGTTGCCAAATGGGAAAATATGGATAAATTAGAAAAATA
Proteins encoded:
- a CDS encoding putative quinol monooxygenase, yielding MVNNIVKIIAKHYIQKENLNAYIDACMVAKQKAKKGDGYIDVSYYQDIIDDRIIVMVAKWENMDKLEKYVASKEYKEMSDSLSKYYSKKAEVNFYREL